A stretch of the Salmo salar chromosome ssa20, Ssal_v3.1, whole genome shotgun sequence genome encodes the following:
- the LOC106594396 gene encoding olfactory receptor 1D2-like, producing the protein MENSTQVKFFYLFGLQETFNNKSVYFILSLITYLLIITVNLTLIITIIQEKGLHEPMYIFLCSLCVNGLYGTTGFYPKLLLDVQSDVQVISYGGCLTQAYVIYTSVMCEISTLTVMSYDRYVAICRPLLYHTIVTSLTVRKLLLFSWCYPLFAGLIAVSLTARLSLCGSRIDKIFCDNPSILKHACLPITINQNLNKCLIVVHVLQIFFIVFSYSQIVRTCVKSAKGRIKFTQTCVAHLITIFLFITVTLFDNLQGWNNVNITLNMRNAMAIQFLVIPPVFNPVIYGLNLQQIRRAVFRNCNAHKIIDMRC; encoded by the coding sequence ATGGAGAACTCAACCCAAGTCAAGTTCTTTTATCTCTTTGGCTTACAAGAGACATTTAACAACAAATCGGTCTATTTTATCTTGTCTCTTATCACATACCTTCTCATCATCACTGTGAATCTGACTCTGATCATAACAATCATTCAGGAGAAAGGTCTCCATGAGCCCATGTATATCTTTCTGTGTAGTCTATGTGTCAATGGATTGTATGGAACCACTGGTTTCTACCCCAAGTTGTTACTGGACGTTCAGTCAGATGTTCAGGTGATATCTTATGGTGGATGTTTGACTCAAGCCTATGTAATATACACATCTGTCATGTGTGAAATTTCTACTCTTACAGTGATGTCTTACGACAGGTATGTGGCCATATGCAGACcactactataccataccattGTGACATCTTTAACTGTTAGAAAGTTACTCTTATTTTCTTGGTGTTATCCTTTATTTGCAGGACTGATTGCAGTTAGTTTAACCGCCAGACTTTCTTTGTGTGGATCTCGCATTGATAAAATCTTCTGTGACAATCCGTCTATACTGAAACATGCATGTTTACCCATAACCATCAATCAGAATTTGAACAAATGTTTGATAGTGGTTCATGTTTTACAGATATTTTTCATTGTATTTTCTTACAGTCAGATTGTAAGGACTTGTGTAAAGTCAGCTAAGGGAAGGATTAAGTTCACACAGACATGTGTGGCACATTTAATAACAATATTTTTGTTCATCACAGTGACCCTGTTTGACAATTTGCAAGGGTGGAATAATGTAAATATTACACTAAATATGCGTAATGCAATGGCCATACAATTCCTTGTTATACCACCTGTCTTTAACCCTGTCATATATGGACTTAACCTCCAGCAGATTCGAAGGGCAGTTTTTAGAAACtgtaatgcacataaaatcatTGATATGAGATGTTAG